The Daucus carota subsp. sativus chromosome 7, DH1 v3.0, whole genome shotgun sequence genome window below encodes:
- the LOC108194527 gene encoding polygalacturonase: MPKELHTCLLSILCFALWAFPCDSYNVVHFGAKPNGRSDSSLSFLRTWMAACNSVRPSTVYVPRGTYLLRPVTFSGSCKNRVTFQIEGTLVAPYDYWSMGNSGYWILFKEVSRVSILGGKIDGRGAGFWGCRRKGGNCPVGARSISFMWCKDIYVRGLTSINSQTIHMAIGQSKNMRIEYTTIRAPSRSPNTDGIHVQHSSDISIRRSIIKTGDDCVSIGPGTTNMWVERIGCGPGHGISIGSLGNGIREKGVQNVTVTSSVFTKTDNGVRIKSWARPSSGYATDIHFRNLVMLNVINPIIIDQTYCPNYQCPHQSSGVKISRVTYTNIRGSSSRPEAITLDCSPTNPCTGIKLHNIRLSTPNRATRAVCFNAGGYTRGLVIPRSCLRT; encoded by the exons atgCCTAAAGAGCTACACACTTGTCTCCTCTCTATACTATGCTTTGCATTATGGGCATTTCCATGCGACTCGTATAACGTGGTTCACTTTGGTGCAAAACCAAATGGACGATCTGACTCCTCACTTTCTTTCCTCCGCACGTGGATGGCCGCATGCAACTCAGTGCGGCCATCCACGGTGTACGTCCCGCGAGGAACGTATTTATTAAGGCCTGTTACCTTCAGTGGCTCATGCAAGAATAGGGTAACGTTCCAGATTGAAGGAACTCTTGTAGCTCCGTATGATTATTGGTCCATGGGAAACTCCGGCTACTGGATTTTGTTTAAAGAGGTTAGTAGAGTGTCAATTCTTGGTGGAAAAATAGATGGGAGAGGTGCTGGATTTTGGGGGTGCAGAAGAAAAGGTGGTAATTGCCCCGTTGGTGCAAGG TCGATATCATTCATGTGGTGTAAAGACATATACGTAAGGGGATTGACCTCAATCAACAGCCAAACCATTCATATGGCGATTGGACAAAGCAAAAACATGAGAATCGAGTACACGACCATCAGAGCCCCAAGTCGAAGCCCAAATACAGACGGCATTCATGTGCAACACTCTTCAGACATTAGCATCAGAAGAAGCATTATTAAAACCGGAGATGACTGCGTTTCAATTGGTCCAGGCACCACCAACATGTGGGTCGAACGCATCGGTTGCGGCCCTGGACACGGCATCAG CATTGGAAGTCTAGGAAATGGTATCCGGGAAAAAGGGGTGCAGAACGTGACCGTGACATCGTCGGTGTTCACAAAAACTGATAACGGGGTGCGGATAAAGTCATGGGCGAGACCCAGCAGCGGATACGCAACCGATATTCATTTCAGAAATCTTGTTATGCTAAATGTGATTAACCCTATTATTATTGATCAAACCTATTGCCCCAATTATCAATGCCCTCATCAG AGTTCTGGAGTGAAGATAAGCAGAGTAACCTATACAAATATAAGAGGAAGTTCGTCAAGACCAGAAGCAATAACCCTGGATTGCAGTCCGACTAATCCCTGCACGGGAATAAAGCTGCACAACATTAGGCTTTCAACTCCGAATAGAGCCACCAGAGCAGTTTGTTTCAATGCAGGTGGGTATACTAGAGGCCTTGTTATCCCCAGGAGTTGCCTTCGAACATGA